From the Thermovirga lienii DSM 17291 genome, one window contains:
- a CDS encoding peptidase membrane zinc metallopeptidase (PFAM: Putative neutral zinc metallopeptidase~COGs: COG2738 Zn-dependent protease~InterPro IPR007395~KEGG: aco:Amico_0384 peptidase membrane zinc metallopeptidase putative~PFAM: peptidase membrane zinc metallopeptidase~SPTR: Neutral zinc metallopeptidase family protein) has protein sequence MFYPFFFDPTIILLLPALFLAIWAQMKVKGAYAEYSRVATIRGIRAQDAARMILDSHGLRNVTIEPVPGNLTDHYDPRSKVLRLSEGVYNSASIAAIGIAAHEAGHALQDMDGYAPLKLRNMIVPVANLGSGLAFPLFFIGFLFGSPTMMDMGILFFLGVLVFHLVTLPVEFNASGRAIKVLAGTGMFTQDELYGAKKVLDAAALTYVAATVMAAMQLVRLLALRGMRND, from the coding sequence ATGTTCTATCCGTTTTTTTTCGATCCCACTATAATTTTGCTGTTGCCGGCTCTCTTTTTGGCCATATGGGCGCAGATGAAGGTCAAGGGAGCTTATGCTGAATACAGTAGAGTTGCCACTATAAGAGGAATAAGGGCTCAAGACGCAGCTCGAATGATCCTGGACAGCCATGGATTGAGAAACGTTACCATAGAGCCCGTGCCAGGTAATCTGACAGATCATTACGACCCGCGCTCAAAGGTGTTGAGGTTGTCTGAAGGCGTGTATAATAGCGCCAGCATAGCTGCCATAGGTATAGCAGCCCATGAAGCTGGGCACGCCCTTCAGGATATGGATGGGTATGCACCTTTGAAGTTGCGGAACATGATCGTGCCTGTGGCAAACCTGGGTTCGGGCTTGGCTTTTCCCTTGTTTTTCATAGGGTTCTTGTTCGGTTCACCTACCATGATGGATATGGGAATTTTGTTCTTCCTGGGAGTTTTGGTGTTTCACTTGGTCACTTTGCCTGTGGAGTTCAACGCTAGCGGCAGGGCTATAAAGGTTCTTGCCGGTACAGGTATGTTTACCCAAGATGAGCTATATGGGGCCAAGAAGGTTCTTGATGCGGCGGCTCTTACGTATGTAGCGGCTACGGTTATGGCGGCAATGCAGCTTGTGAGGCTTTTGGCGTTGCGGGGGATGCGTAACGACTAG
- a CDS encoding hypothetical protein (KEGG: aco:Amico_0385 hypothetical protein~SPTR: Putative uncharacterized protein), with the protein MPLLILAILFLFVMPWLGILFLAFSLLLLVLIPLGFAAKSLVWLFIGPRELLRVMVNKKVRKNHALEHATINVIEERYGIDMLSGISTEEGFSVNGPVSPELALTAASEALSRLKKGEKELAIHARCGTTIVVVNTLSSLVFILALIATDTLGLATVLLAILVAWILGPYISRYAQAYITTLAEVDDLVITGAEIKPREVRIWGMRVLVPGEIFIRTRTLDEPLKVEVLD; encoded by the coding sequence ATGCCCCTTTTAATTTTAGCGATTTTATTTCTTTTTGTTATGCCCTGGTTGGGCATTTTGTTTTTGGCTTTTTCCTTGCTCCTTTTAGTTTTGATTCCTTTAGGCTTTGCTGCTAAATCATTGGTTTGGCTTTTCATAGGTCCGAGAGAGCTTTTAAGGGTAATGGTCAACAAGAAGGTCAGAAAGAACCACGCCCTTGAACATGCCACCATAAATGTGATCGAAGAAAGATATGGCATAGACATGCTTTCGGGAATATCCACGGAGGAAGGGTTTTCCGTAAACGGGCCCGTTTCCCCAGAGCTAGCTCTTACAGCGGCTTCAGAAGCTTTGTCCAGACTAAAAAAGGGAGAGAAAGAGTTAGCCATTCATGCCAGATGTGGAACAACCATAGTCGTGGTCAATACCTTGTCTTCTTTGGTTTTTATCTTGGCCCTGATTGCTACAGATACTCTAGGACTTGCTACAGTGCTTTTAGCTATCCTAGTTGCTTGGATTTTAGGGCCTTACATTAGCCGATATGCCCAGGCTTATATAACTACCCTGGCGGAGGTAGATGACCTTGTGATAACGGGTGCCGAGATAAAACCAAGAGAGGTAAGAATTTGGGGCATGAGGGTCTTGGTTCCTGGAGAGATATTCATAAGGACCCGTACGCTTGATGAGCCCTTGAAAGTGGAGGTTTTAGATTGA
- a CDS encoding Fmu (Sun) domain protein (PFAM: NOL1/NOP2/sun family; NusB family~COGs: COG0144 tRNA and rRNA cytosine-C5-methylase~InterPro IPR001678~KEGG: aco:Amico_0386 Fmu (Sun) domain protein~PFAM: Fmu (Sun) domain protein~SPTR: Fmu (Sun) domain protein) codes for MRGIEVALEVWRDVNEGLFASEALRKKSLGLPEGDRVLASTLVYVSIRRASFWKYLVKEYSGRSLREFSPAAGDALVLGVAGIAELRRFHPASLVNALVEFVKKKGSRREVSVVNAVLRRAAREAKKDLERFLHSPQLKDLCLVCGVPYWVGTSLSDSWGRKEARQLLKLMTMRSYVSLRLSPGVDKREVISNLEGSGYRAWESSLLDYSIRLASSAFPPNLYGYDKGWITPQTESSMMVAEVVSSNYEGGAILDMCCGRGVKTAQIAQVLTGAPIEAWELSQGRLKAAEREMERLRIKRDSIIFKRGDALELNPNEKPSLIFLDAPCSGSGTWARHPDGKLRQSKEKLQHLTDLQRAMLLRALEMVKPGGKVVYSTCSLLRPENELVVGEVVGKVPDVVEIPVSWPYDYVRRGRPWGYYVWPALPWVDGFYVAVLKKRP; via the coding sequence ATGCGAGGTATAGAGGTCGCCCTCGAGGTTTGGAGAGATGTTAACGAAGGCCTTTTTGCCAGCGAGGCGTTGAGGAAGAAGTCCTTGGGGCTTCCCGAAGGGGACAGGGTCTTAGCTAGTACTTTGGTTTACGTCTCCATCCGAAGGGCTTCGTTTTGGAAATATTTGGTCAAGGAGTATTCTGGGCGTTCCTTGAGAGAATTTTCTCCTGCAGCAGGTGACGCCTTAGTTTTGGGTGTGGCAGGCATAGCCGAGCTTCGCAGGTTTCACCCAGCTTCTCTGGTGAACGCGTTGGTGGAGTTCGTGAAAAAGAAAGGTTCCAGAAGAGAGGTTTCGGTCGTAAATGCAGTTCTGCGGAGAGCTGCCAGAGAAGCAAAAAAGGATCTTGAAAGGTTTCTCCATAGCCCCCAACTCAAGGACTTGTGCTTGGTGTGTGGAGTTCCATACTGGGTGGGCACTAGCCTGAGTGACAGTTGGGGGAGGAAAGAAGCTAGGCAGCTTCTGAAATTGATGACTATGAGAAGTTATGTTTCTCTGAGGTTATCTCCGGGGGTAGACAAAAGAGAGGTTATATCTAACCTTGAAGGTTCTGGTTACAGAGCTTGGGAATCCTCTCTGTTGGATTACTCTATCAGGCTGGCGTCTTCTGCCTTTCCACCTAACCTTTATGGATACGATAAAGGTTGGATAACGCCACAAACTGAGTCGTCCATGATGGTTGCCGAGGTAGTATCTTCAAATTATGAAGGCGGGGCAATACTTGATATGTGTTGTGGTAGAGGGGTGAAGACAGCTCAGATAGCGCAGGTCCTTACTGGAGCGCCCATTGAGGCATGGGAATTATCCCAAGGCAGGCTGAAGGCAGCCGAAAGAGAAATGGAAAGATTGAGGATAAAGAGGGATTCTATAATCTTCAAAAGGGGCGACGCTCTAGAGCTAAATCCAAATGAAAAACCGTCTTTGATCTTTTTGGACGCACCATGCAGTGGAAGTGGAACATGGGCCAGGCATCCTGATGGAAAACTGAGGCAGAGTAAGGAGAAGTTGCAGCATCTTACTGACCTGCAGCGGGCAATGCTCTTAAGGGCTCTTGAGATGGTAAAGCCGGGAGGTAAGGTGGTTTATTCCACGTGTAGCTTGTTGAGGCCAGAGAATGAGTTAGTGGTCGGTGAGGTGGTCGGAAAGGTGCCCGATGTGGTTGAAATTCCTGTGAGCTGGCCATATGATTATGTGAGGCGAGGCCGGCCGTGGGGGTATTACGTTTGGCCGGCGTTACCGTGGGTTGATGGGTTCTATGTAGCAGTTCTCAAGAAGCGGCCATAG
- a CDS encoding PASTA domain containing protein (PFAM: PASTA domain~COGs: COG2815 conserved hypothetical protein~InterPro IPR005543~KEGG: aco:Amico_0387 PASTA domain containing protein~PFAM: PASTA domain containing protein~SMART: PASTA domain containing protein~SPTR: PASTA domain containing protein): protein MRNLLKIVLLLTILIIVGSGAFAIYSVFWGFRDATVPNLEGMKVADAASLVEGMGIKLRIDKVDSVRPEGTIVEQWPKAGTMVKKGQIVILKVSRGGERLPLPDVRGMEYGQCVALLKEKGFVVGDIVRVHSEERPAGVVIAQSPAAPALVAQGRPIDLMVSLGPARVDGKVKVPNVLDRSEKVARQILGQSGLRVKEVKYRYTQLTPSGMVMDMSPRPGEEVSEGSPVVLVVATAKKPETKEDKVVSKEDQEEAQKAEKDTAESKPKETEKKDESPKTVDEQPPSQEPTKVAKIRYQVPPLARSMELKIELIDEKGVRTILKREVSSGEYISIDAPFVGDAAVTIYLGGQFVWQDRYR from the coding sequence ATGCGTAACCTTTTGAAGATAGTATTGCTTTTGACAATTTTGATAATAGTGGGTTCGGGTGCTTTCGCCATTTACTCGGTTTTTTGGGGATTCAGGGACGCTACCGTTCCCAACTTGGAGGGGATGAAAGTAGCTGATGCGGCTTCCCTTGTTGAGGGAATGGGGATAAAGCTCCGTATAGATAAGGTGGATTCTGTCCGTCCAGAAGGTACCATAGTGGAACAGTGGCCTAAAGCTGGGACAATGGTTAAAAAAGGTCAAATTGTAATATTGAAGGTCAGTAGAGGAGGGGAGCGCCTACCCTTACCAGATGTGAGGGGTATGGAATATGGACAGTGCGTGGCCTTACTCAAAGAAAAAGGTTTTGTCGTGGGAGATATTGTAAGGGTTCACAGCGAGGAGAGGCCAGCAGGTGTTGTGATTGCTCAAAGCCCCGCAGCTCCGGCCTTGGTTGCGCAGGGTAGACCTATAGACCTGATGGTAAGCCTTGGCCCTGCACGGGTCGATGGCAAGGTTAAGGTCCCCAACGTCCTGGACAGAAGTGAGAAAGTGGCAAGGCAGATTTTAGGCCAGAGCGGGCTTAGAGTGAAAGAAGTTAAGTATCGCTATACCCAGCTGACACCTTCCGGCATGGTCATGGACATGAGTCCAAGGCCGGGGGAGGAGGTGTCTGAGGGTAGTCCTGTGGTTCTTGTCGTTGCAACCGCAAAAAAGCCTGAGACGAAAGAGGATAAAGTTGTCTCCAAGGAAGATCAGGAAGAGGCCCAAAAAGCTGAAAAAGATACTGCCGAAAGTAAGCCCAAGGAAACTGAAAAAAAGGATGAAAGCCCTAAAACTGTAGATGAGCAGCCACCTAGCCAAGAGCCTACAAAGGTTGCCAAGATACGATACCAGGTTCCTCCACTTGCGAGGTCCATGGAGCTGAAAATTGAGCTGATTGATGAAAAGGGAGTAAGGACGATTTTGAAGCGGGAGGTTAGCTCAGGGGAATATATATCCATTGATGCTCCCTTTGTGGGAGATGCGGCAGTTACTATTTATTTAGGAGGACAATTCGTATGGCAAGATCGATATCGGTAA
- a CDS encoding ribulose-phosphate 3-epimerase (PFAM: Ribulose-phosphate 3 epimerase family~TIGRFAM: ribulose-phosphate 3-epimerase~COGs: COG0036 Pentose-5-phosphate-3-epimerase~InterPro IPR000056~KEGG: aco:Amico_0388 ribulose-phosphate 3-epimerase~PFAM: ribulose-phosphate 3-epimerase~PRIAM: Ribulose-phosphate 3-epimerase~SPTR: Ribulose-phosphate 3-epimerase;~TIGRFAM: ribulose-phosphate 3-epimerase), protein MARSISVSSQEVLIAPSVLSANPLRMAEAVNALSGEYDMLHVDIMDGHFVPNLSYGPDLVRSMREEWPDVLLDTHLMVERPQDFIDVFADAGTDILTVHVETAPHLHRVLEMIRAKGCVPGVSINPGTPVEWLKPVLPIVGLVLVMSVNPGFGGQSFIPEVLEKVKTLKCWKETGPFDYLIEIDGGISTQNVGEVVRAGCDVVVAGSAIFKAQSPYETAREMRRIAAEAKKIGR, encoded by the coding sequence ATGGCAAGATCGATATCGGTAAGCAGTCAGGAAGTGCTGATAGCTCCTTCAGTGCTTTCCGCAAATCCCTTGAGAATGGCTGAGGCAGTGAACGCTCTTTCAGGGGAGTATGACATGCTTCATGTGGATATAATGGACGGTCATTTCGTGCCTAACCTATCCTACGGGCCTGATTTGGTCCGAAGTATGAGAGAAGAGTGGCCAGATGTGTTATTGGATACTCACTTGATGGTCGAAAGGCCCCAAGACTTCATAGATGTTTTCGCCGATGCGGGGACGGATATATTGACGGTGCATGTTGAAACGGCTCCTCACCTGCATAGAGTGTTGGAGATGATAAGGGCAAAGGGATGTGTTCCAGGTGTAAGCATAAATCCGGGAACACCTGTAGAATGGCTGAAGCCTGTATTGCCCATAGTGGGCCTCGTTCTGGTAATGTCTGTTAACCCGGGCTTTGGAGGCCAGTCTTTCATTCCTGAGGTTTTAGAGAAGGTAAAAACTCTGAAGTGTTGGAAAGAAACAGGTCCCTTCGACTATTTAATAGAGATAGATGGGGGGATATCGACTCAAAATGTAGGTGAGGTTGTAAGGGCGGGGTGTGATGTGGTGGTAGCAGGTAGCGCTATCTTCAAAGCACAGTCCCCATACGAAACCGCAAGAGAGATGAGAAGAATAGCTGCGGAGGCGAAGAAAATTGGAAGATGA
- a CDS encoding hypothetical protein (COGs: COG1426 conserved hypothetical protein~KEGG: tai:Taci_1663 hypothetical protein~SPTR: Putative uncharacterized protein) gives MEDERKVAVELGESVRSRREALGLTLEDVNKETKIRKAFLEAIEEGNLKFLSGVIYVKGFIKAYLKVIDAEDLYPEYEKLVDRLAAERETRNLETVVNYMPPQKRFRKPSRWWIYGSAILLLLASGFMVWQEREQIREKSRLMLEREKSQTVESAPLPEEAPASEDGAMPEVVIVEEAPLPQEAEVLEQEAKSEEKEEEEQVPAEEPLETKVLAIEFEGPCWVRITKGNEVVFQGTLRKGDTKEVVVDAPVRIRYGNAGVVANRWEGQTKEKIGQSGEVVTYEYLPDGTMKRM, from the coding sequence TTGGAAGATGAAAGGAAGGTTGCTGTAGAGCTTGGTGAGAGTGTAAGAAGTAGGCGTGAGGCATTGGGGTTGACCCTTGAGGATGTAAACAAAGAGACCAAGATAAGGAAGGCCTTTCTTGAGGCCATCGAAGAGGGTAACCTTAAGTTTCTTTCTGGGGTTATATACGTTAAAGGATTTATAAAAGCGTATCTTAAGGTTATAGACGCCGAAGATCTTTATCCTGAATATGAAAAGCTAGTAGATCGCCTTGCAGCGGAACGAGAGACCAGAAACCTTGAGACTGTAGTAAACTACATGCCACCGCAGAAACGTTTCAGGAAACCATCGAGATGGTGGATCTATGGCTCTGCGATCCTTTTGCTCTTGGCCTCTGGGTTCATGGTTTGGCAGGAGAGGGAGCAAATAAGAGAAAAATCCCGGTTGATGCTGGAGCGGGAAAAGAGCCAGACTGTTGAGTCTGCACCTTTGCCTGAAGAAGCTCCGGCCTCGGAGGATGGTGCAATGCCTGAGGTCGTGATAGTGGAGGAAGCTCCTTTACCTCAGGAAGCCGAGGTGCTGGAGCAAGAAGCAAAGAGCGAGGAGAAAGAAGAAGAAGAACAAGTTCCGGCCGAAGAGCCATTGGAGACGAAAGTTCTGGCCATTGAATTTGAGGGCCCCTGTTGGGTCAGGATAACCAAGGGTAATGAGGTGGTTTTCCAAGGGACTCTGAGAAAAGGGGACACAAAGGAAGTAGTTGTTGATGCCCCTGTGAGGATAAGATACGGTAACGCTGGTGTGGTTGCAAACCGTTGGGAAGGGCAGACCAAAGAAAAGATCGGCCAAAGCGGAGAGGTTGTAACTTATGAATATCTTCCCGATGGGACAATGAAAAGGATGTAG
- a CDS encoding SSU ribosomal protein S12P methylthiotransferase (PFAM: Radical SAM superfamily; Uncharacterized protein family UPF0004~TIGRFAM: ribosomal protein S12 methylthiotransferase RimO; radical SAM methylthiotransferase, MiaB/RimO family~COGs: COG0621 2-methylthioadenine synthetase~InterProIPR005840: IPR020612: IPR002792: IPR013848: IPR 007197: IPR005839: IPR006638~KEGG: aco:Amico_0390 MiaB-like tRNA modifying enzyme YliG~PFAM: protein of unknown function UPF0004 ; Radical SAM domain protein~SMART: Elongator protein 3/MiaB/NifB~SPTR: MiaB-like tRNA modifying enzyme YliG;~TIGRFAM: MiaB-like tRNA modifying enzyme YliG; RNA modification enzyme, MiaB family): protein MIGKKVFILSLGCAKNQVDSENLAGYLKRAGFYLVDNIEEAQIAIVNTCGFIRPAVEESIDAILDLEELKSSSSLEKIGVVGCLLNRYGEDLKKELPMVDFWAEAEEWQALLAAMGCSGNYAPLQEVLPGKSTWSRYLKISEGCSNKCSYCMIPSIRGPLRSVPMNEVLEKAAFLAEQGAREICLVGQDLTAYGMDWNGKPQLLKLIEALDSKFSSSKMWFRLLYLHPARVTKEIISAVVSSRVFLNYLDMLLQHVDPEILAKMNRGGFSEKDLRRPFEIARELDEGFALRTTFMTGFPGETEKHHSKVLDFIEEIQLDRVGVFPFSEEEGTQAALMLDQIPIDVRERRASEILELQSEISYRRQQKFVGRALEVLVEEVDDDDNQRGWGRTYRDAPEVDGLIEVSSRQKLSPGCFVNVRVIEAYEHDMVGEVVDSED, encoded by the coding sequence ATGATAGGGAAAAAAGTCTTCATTTTGAGTTTGGGATGTGCAAAGAACCAGGTCGACAGCGAGAACCTGGCAGGATACCTAAAAAGGGCTGGGTTTTACCTTGTTGACAATATAGAAGAGGCTCAGATAGCCATAGTTAACACGTGTGGGTTTATCAGGCCCGCCGTGGAGGAGAGCATTGACGCTATTTTGGATCTTGAGGAGCTGAAAAGCTCTTCTTCCTTGGAAAAGATAGGAGTAGTGGGTTGTCTGCTAAATCGATACGGAGAGGATTTGAAGAAAGAACTCCCAATGGTGGATTTTTGGGCCGAGGCGGAGGAATGGCAAGCCCTCCTGGCTGCCATGGGATGCTCAGGGAATTATGCCCCATTACAGGAGGTCCTTCCTGGCAAATCTACCTGGAGCAGGTACCTCAAGATAAGCGAGGGGTGCAGTAACAAGTGTTCGTATTGCATGATCCCTTCTATAAGAGGGCCTTTGCGCAGTGTCCCTATGAATGAAGTGCTGGAAAAAGCGGCGTTCTTGGCGGAACAGGGAGCCAGAGAAATTTGTTTGGTGGGGCAGGATCTTACTGCTTATGGAATGGATTGGAATGGTAAACCTCAGCTTTTGAAGTTGATAGAGGCTTTAGACAGCAAATTCAGCAGCTCGAAAATGTGGTTTCGCTTACTCTATCTTCATCCTGCGAGGGTGACCAAGGAGATCATCTCAGCGGTGGTCTCAAGTAGGGTCTTCCTGAACTACCTTGATATGCTCCTTCAGCATGTAGACCCCGAAATACTGGCGAAAATGAACAGGGGCGGCTTCTCGGAGAAGGATCTGAGGAGACCCTTTGAGATAGCAAGGGAGCTGGACGAGGGGTTTGCTCTGCGAACTACTTTCATGACTGGTTTCCCCGGAGAGACCGAGAAGCACCACAGTAAGGTTTTGGATTTCATTGAGGAGATTCAATTGGACCGAGTTGGAGTCTTTCCCTTTTCAGAGGAAGAAGGAACGCAAGCTGCATTGATGCTCGATCAAATACCAATTGATGTTAGGGAGCGCAGGGCCTCGGAGATCTTGGAACTCCAGTCGGAGATATCCTACCGAAGGCAGCAAAAGTTCGTGGGGAGAGCTCTGGAAGTTTTAGTGGAGGAAGTAGATGACGATGACAATCAAAGGGGATGGGGGAGAACTTATAGAGATGCTCCAGAGGTAGACGGGCTAATAGAGGTGTCGTCTCGTCAAAAGCTATCTCCGGGATGTTTCGTCAATGTCAGGGTTATTGAGGCGTATGAACACGACATGGTTGGGGAGGTAGTGGATAGTGAAGATTAA
- a CDS encoding phosphatidylglycerophosphatase A (PFAM: Phosphatidylglycerophosphatase A~COGs: COG1267 Phosphatidylglycerophosphatase A and related protein~InterPro IPR007686~KEGG: aco:Amico_0391 phosphatidylglycerophosphatase A~PFAM: phosphatidylglycerophosphatase A~SPTR: Phosphatidylglycerophosphatase A) — protein sequence MKINSWYSAASTCLGLGYLTSMPGTIASSVAFLIHVLYPVQVWLIVGASLLGILASDKYVKKERKTDPKEVVIDEVVGSWIAFWGLSPGLAFGALFLFRVFDILKPFPISAAERLPGGLGVMADDVVAGLFTNLLIRGIFWFFLPALSG from the coding sequence GTGAAGATTAACTCCTGGTATTCTGCTGCATCTACGTGTTTGGGGTTAGGGTACTTGACTTCCATGCCGGGTACCATTGCCTCCTCCGTTGCCTTTTTGATACACGTTCTATATCCGGTACAGGTCTGGTTGATTGTGGGAGCGTCCCTGTTGGGAATTCTTGCATCTGACAAATATGTGAAAAAAGAGCGAAAAACCGACCCCAAAGAGGTGGTCATTGACGAAGTGGTGGGAAGCTGGATAGCCTTTTGGGGATTGTCACCGGGATTGGCCTTTGGTGCCTTGTTTCTCTTCAGGGTTTTTGACATATTGAAGCCTTTTCCCATAAGTGCTGCAGAAAGGCTCCCTGGAGGACTGGGCGTGATGGCCGATGATGTGGTTGCAGGACTTTTTACGAACTTGCTGATAAGAGGAATTTTTTGGTTCTTCTTGCCGGCCTTGTCTGGGTAG
- a CDS encoding competence/damage-inducible protein CinA (PFAM: Probable molybdopterin binding domain; Competence-damaged protein~TIGRFAM: competence/damage-inducible protein CinA N-terminal domain; competence/damage-inducible protein CinA C-terminal domain; molybdenum cofactor synthesis domain~COGs: COG1546 Uncharacterized protein (competence- and mitomycin-induced)~InterPro IPR008135: IPR001453: IPR008136~KEGG: aco:Amico_0392 competence/damage-inducible protein CinA~PFAM: CinA domain protein; molybdopterin binding domain~SPTR: Competence/damage-inducible protein CinA;~TIGRFAM: competence/damage-inducible protein CinA) yields the protein MKEAALFAIGDELLAGIGREGNCSWLAGKLSDIGWQVATIQVLPDEIDFIVSSVGAWLGKVDLIVLSGGLGPTHDDVTREAVSRLLGRPLVLREDLYASILARYAGPIKEAVERSKHKQALIPEGAEGIYNPLGSALAFKVNLMDTEIFVLPGVPREFKAIAEERVLPALDKGGKVREVIRVVGWPESVLKDKLKGLLEEFKEVKLSILPSPNLIKLSLWGTPGDVYNAANYVRDLLSEDILPQGASSLAEAVLLEAEKKQASVALAESCTGGLLGASLTQIPGASKVFLGGVVCYSNESKIRILKVPEEVIRDHGAVSPECAEAMALGAKELLGSDFALSVTGIAGPDGGTEEKPVGTVCFAISSPKGLEVFQRQFFGDRSNIRDWAVAFGLEKLWRAIKGGCEGGAR from the coding sequence GTGAAAGAAGCGGCCCTTTTTGCCATAGGAGATGAGCTCCTGGCTGGGATAGGTAGGGAAGGTAACTGTTCTTGGTTGGCAGGGAAGTTGTCCGACATAGGTTGGCAGGTTGCGACCATTCAGGTTTTGCCTGACGAAATTGATTTCATAGTCTCATCGGTAGGGGCATGGCTGGGAAAAGTGGATCTCATCGTACTTTCGGGAGGCTTGGGCCCCACTCACGATGACGTGACCAGGGAGGCTGTTTCAAGGCTTTTGGGTCGACCTCTTGTGCTCAGGGAGGACCTGTATGCCTCCATCCTTGCCAGGTACGCCGGCCCAATAAAGGAAGCCGTGGAAAGATCGAAGCACAAACAGGCGTTGATCCCGGAAGGAGCAGAGGGAATATATAACCCCCTAGGATCCGCTTTGGCTTTCAAGGTGAACTTGATGGATACAGAGATCTTTGTTTTGCCTGGAGTTCCCAGGGAATTTAAGGCCATCGCCGAGGAAAGGGTGCTTCCAGCGCTTGATAAGGGAGGTAAAGTGAGAGAGGTCATAAGGGTCGTTGGTTGGCCTGAAAGTGTTTTAAAGGACAAACTGAAAGGCCTTTTGGAAGAATTCAAGGAAGTGAAGTTGTCCATTTTGCCCTCTCCCAACTTGATTAAGTTGTCCTTATGGGGTACCCCTGGGGATGTCTATAACGCGGCAAACTACGTAAGGGATCTGTTGTCTGAGGATATACTCCCTCAAGGGGCCTCCAGCCTGGCGGAGGCAGTCTTGCTTGAGGCAGAAAAGAAACAAGCCTCCGTGGCCCTTGCTGAATCGTGTACAGGGGGACTTTTGGGGGCTTCTTTAACCCAGATTCCAGGGGCCTCAAAGGTCTTTCTGGGGGGTGTGGTTTGTTACAGCAATGAATCAAAGATAAGGATCCTGAAAGTCCCAGAGGAGGTAATAAGGGATCATGGGGCCGTCAGCCCTGAATGTGCCGAGGCGATGGCGTTAGGAGCCAAGGAACTTTTGGGTTCTGATTTTGCTCTTTCCGTTACTGGTATAGCTGGACCCGATGGAGGTACAGAAGAAAAACCCGTCGGTACGGTGTGTTTTGCTATATCCAGCCCAAAGGGCTTGGAGGTCTTTCAACGGCAATTTTTTGGCGATCGCTCTAACATAAGGGATTGGGCTGTCGCGTTTGGTCTTGAGAAACTTTGGCGAGCCATTAAGGGGGGATGCGAAGGTGGAGCTCGTTAG